In Gordonia sp. SL306, the genomic window TGTACCAGCCGTCGCCGCCACCGGACCCCCGGGAAGGGAACCGCACATGGTCGCCGCACAACCCGTCGGAGGATCCGTCGCCGACTCGATCACATCGTCCGACCCGTCGCCGGTGCTGCCACCCGGACCGCATCTGCCCGCGTTCGTGCAGGGGCTCGGGTTCGTGGCCCGGCGCCGGCAGACACTCGCCGCGTTCGCCCGTCGGTACGGCCCGGCGTTCACACTCCGAATCCCGTTGTTCGGCAAGGTTGTCGTCATCGCCGATCCGACCATGGCCAAGCAGCTGTTCACCACGCCAACCGACCAGGTCGTCAACGTCCGGCCGAATCTGGGCCGCATCCTCGGCGACGGATCGATGTTCGCACTCGAGGGCACCGACCACCGCCGCCGGCGCAAACTCCTCACGCCCCCACTGCACGGACGGAGGATCAAACAGTACGAAGCCGTGGTCGCCGAGGAGTTCGACGCCGAGGCACGGACCTGGCGAATGGGCAGCGAGTTCGCCACCCTCGAACCGATGATGCGCGTGACGCTCAATGTCATCCTCCGGACGGTCTTCGGCGCAGACGGGCGCGAGCTCGACACCCTGCGCGACATCATCCCGCCGCTGGTGACGGTCGGCTCCCGCCTCGCATCCACCCCCGACCTCCCGTTCTCCCTGGGCCGTCTGGACCCACGGCGCAGCTTCGCGACCCGCAGGCAGATCTACGTCGACACCCTCGCGACGCTCATCACCAAGGCACGCGAGGACCCCCGGCTCGACGAGCGCGACGACATCCTCGCGCTGATGCTGCAGAGCACCTACGACGACGGTTCGTCGATGACCGACGCCGAGATCGGCGACGAGTTGCTGACGCTCCTGGTGGCCGGCCACGAGACCACCGCGACCACGTTGGCCTGGGCAATCGAACGGCTGCAACGCAATCCGGACGTTCTTCGCAGACTGGTCGACGAGGCCGACGAGGGTGGCAGCGAGCTCCGGATGGCCACCATCATGGAGATCCAGCGCAGTCGCCCGGTCATCGACCTGGCCGGCCGCCACGTGGTCACCGATCTCCTCGACCTCGGCCGGTACCGGATCCCACGGGGCTACAACGTCCTGGTCGCCATCTCCCTCCTCCATGATGACAGCCGCCAATTCGCCGACCCGGAACGCTTCGATCCCGGCCGGTTCGTCGGGAGCACTCCGGGACAGGCCTGGCTGCCGTTCGGCGGCGGGACCCGCCGGTGCATCGGCGCCGCGTTCGCCCACATGGAGATGGATGTCGTCCTGCGAAGCCTGCTGCGGGACTTCGTCATCGAGCCGACATCGGCCAACGGCGAGGCGTGG contains:
- a CDS encoding cytochrome P450, which translates into the protein MVAAQPVGGSVADSITSSDPSPVLPPGPHLPAFVQGLGFVARRRQTLAAFARRYGPAFTLRIPLFGKVVVIADPTMAKQLFTTPTDQVVNVRPNLGRILGDGSMFALEGTDHRRRRKLLTPPLHGRRIKQYEAVVAEEFDAEARTWRMGSEFATLEPMMRVTLNVILRTVFGADGRELDTLRDIIPPLVTVGSRLASTPDLPFSLGRLDPRRSFATRRQIYVDTLATLITKAREDPRLDERDDILALMLQSTYDDGSSMTDAEIGDELLTLLVAGHETTATTLAWAIERLQRNPDVLRRLVDEADEGGSELRMATIMEIQRSRPVIDLAGRHVVTDLLDLGRYRIPRGYNVLVAISLLHDDSRQFADPERFDPGRFVGSTPGQAWLPFGGGTRRCIGAAFAHMEMDVVLRSLLRDFVIEPTSANGEAWHSRGVAYSPRRGGRVTLRRRAATG